The following are encoded together in the Variovorax sp. PBS-H4 genome:
- a CDS encoding CinA family protein has translation MDNTDGNGAGKAAALYLQEHELVLVTAESCTAGLIASRLASAPGAGRVLESAFVVYDPKAKHRHLGVKKATLERFNLTSEAVAVEMARGALSHSDANLAIANTGVADDTDAAIPAGTQCFAWAFRDGSRTQIFSETKRFNGDRNEIREAAADYALQQIAHYHRRFKA, from the coding sequence ATGGACAACACGGACGGCAACGGCGCAGGAAAGGCCGCGGCGCTCTACCTGCAGGAGCACGAGCTGGTGCTGGTGACGGCGGAGTCCTGCACCGCGGGGCTGATCGCCTCGCGCCTGGCCTCGGCGCCGGGCGCGGGCCGGGTGCTGGAGTCGGCCTTCGTGGTCTATGACCCGAAGGCCAAGCATCGCCACCTGGGCGTGAAGAAGGCGACGCTCGAGCGCTTCAACCTCACCAGCGAAGCCGTCGCCGTCGAGATGGCGCGCGGCGCCCTGTCGCACAGCGATGCCAATCTGGCGATCGCCAACACGGGCGTGGCCGACGACACGGACGCCGCCATTCCGGCCGGCACGCAATGCTTCGCCTGGGCGTTCCGCGACGGCAGCCGCACGCAGATCTTCAGCGAGACCAAGCGCTTCAACGGGGATCGCAACGAGATCCGCGAGGCCGCAGCGGACTACGCGCTGCAGCAAATCGCCCACTACCACCGCCGCTTCAAGGCCTGA
- a CDS encoding SDR family oxidoreductase — MPSPQDNSSQDTSDVAEQQRKVQREQDAKDRKAGDAEPSKKAVQAGHRPEPENPMPAQHLQKPGLEADMDLQPRFQASGYLGSGKLDGMVALVTGGDSGIGRAVALLYAREGADVAIVYLEDEQVDAEETRRCIHEEGRHCVLIPGDVRDPEFCRRAVKETIEAFGKLDILVNNAAFQLHATDIEDITDERLDLTFKTNIYGYFQMARAAVPHLPRGGSIINTGSVTGLEGSAHLLDYSTTKGAIHAFTKSLASNLLDKGIRVNAVAPGPVWTPLNPADRSGEEVQDFGKQTDMKRPAQPEELSPAYVFLAAPACSSYITGIVLPVTGSVGAV, encoded by the coding sequence ATGCCTTCCCCCCAAGACAATTCCTCGCAGGACACCAGCGACGTCGCAGAACAGCAGCGCAAGGTGCAGCGCGAACAGGACGCCAAGGACCGCAAGGCCGGCGATGCCGAGCCCAGCAAGAAGGCGGTGCAGGCCGGCCACCGTCCCGAGCCCGAGAACCCCATGCCGGCCCAGCATCTGCAAAAGCCCGGCCTGGAGGCCGACATGGACCTGCAGCCGCGGTTCCAGGCCTCGGGCTACCTCGGCAGCGGCAAGCTCGACGGCATGGTGGCGCTGGTGACCGGCGGCGACTCCGGCATCGGGCGCGCGGTGGCACTGCTCTACGCGCGCGAAGGCGCCGACGTGGCCATCGTCTATCTGGAGGACGAGCAGGTCGATGCCGAGGAAACGCGGCGCTGCATCCATGAAGAGGGCCGCCACTGCGTTCTCATCCCCGGCGACGTACGCGATCCGGAGTTCTGCCGGCGCGCAGTGAAGGAAACCATCGAAGCCTTCGGCAAGCTCGACATCCTGGTCAACAACGCCGCCTTCCAGCTGCACGCAACCGACATCGAGGACATCACCGACGAACGGCTGGACCTCACCTTCAAGACCAACATCTACGGCTACTTCCAGATGGCGCGCGCCGCCGTGCCGCACCTGCCGCGTGGCGGCTCGATCATCAACACCGGTTCGGTCACCGGGCTGGAAGGCAGCGCGCACCTGCTGGACTATTCGACCACCAAGGGTGCGATCCATGCCTTCACCAAGTCGCTGGCGAGCAACCTGCTGGACAAGGGCATCCGCGTCAATGCAGTGGCCCCGGGCCCGGTTTGGACGCCGCTCAACCCCGCCGACCGCTCGGGCGAGGAGGTGCAGGACTTCGGCAAGCAGACCGACATGAAGCGGCCGGCGCAACCGGAAGAGCTGTCGCCGGCCTACGTGTTCCTGGCAGCACCCGCATGCTCGAGCTACATCACCGGCATCGTGCTGCCAGTCACCGGGAGCGTCGGGGCGGTGTAG
- a CDS encoding YihY/virulence factor BrkB family protein: MNLKHLYDLCRQSVSAWVDDYAPSMGAAISYYTIFSLTPLLVIVIAIAGALFGREAAQGQIVEQISGLVGRDGATAVEAMLRSVSEPEKGLIAGLISAVVLLVGATTVFAELQSALDRIWHVPEREKPSGVWAVLRARLLSFGLILGLAFLLIVSLVVSAGLSAFGTWFGGLMPGWELLLHALNLVISLVIMTVLFAMIYKLMPTATIAWRDVWIGAFVTAVLFELGKFAIGLYLGKSGVNESFAAAGSLVLLVAWVYYAAQIFLLGAEFTKVYANAHGSASGTKAVAATQAAASDAEAGTDRVENGGMRPALTESPPDYSGLGRTARAQQEIDSRVERASADLLRQLLWLGALSLGNVLAGHWTRRQRKAGRRRAATPPRRSR, encoded by the coding sequence ATGAACCTGAAGCACCTGTACGACCTCTGCCGCCAATCCGTGAGCGCCTGGGTCGACGACTACGCGCCGAGCATGGGCGCCGCGATTTCCTACTACACGATCTTTTCGCTGACGCCGCTGCTGGTGATCGTGATCGCGATCGCCGGCGCACTGTTCGGACGGGAGGCGGCGCAGGGGCAGATCGTGGAGCAGATCTCGGGGCTGGTCGGGCGCGATGGCGCCACCGCGGTGGAGGCCATGCTGCGCAGCGTGAGCGAGCCCGAGAAGGGCTTGATCGCAGGGCTGATCAGCGCGGTCGTGCTGCTGGTGGGTGCCACCACGGTGTTCGCCGAGCTGCAGAGCGCGCTCGACCGGATCTGGCATGTGCCGGAACGCGAGAAGCCCTCCGGCGTGTGGGCGGTGCTGCGCGCACGCCTGCTGTCCTTCGGCCTGATCCTCGGGCTCGCCTTCCTGCTGATCGTGTCGCTGGTCGTGAGCGCTGGGCTGTCGGCCTTCGGCACTTGGTTCGGCGGGCTGATGCCCGGCTGGGAGCTCCTGCTGCACGCGCTCAACCTGGTGATCTCGCTGGTCATCATGACGGTGCTGTTCGCGATGATCTACAAGCTGATGCCCACCGCAACGATCGCGTGGCGCGACGTCTGGATCGGCGCCTTCGTGACCGCCGTGCTCTTCGAGCTCGGCAAGTTCGCCATCGGGCTGTACCTGGGCAAGAGCGGCGTCAACGAGTCCTTCGCTGCCGCCGGTTCGCTGGTGCTGCTGGTGGCCTGGGTGTATTACGCGGCACAGATCTTCCTGCTCGGCGCGGAGTTCACCAAGGTCTACGCCAACGCGCACGGATCTGCGTCGGGCACGAAGGCGGTAGCCGCCACGCAGGCAGCTGCATCGGATGCGGAAGCCGGTACGGATCGCGTCGAAAACGGCGGCATGCGGCCGGCGCTCACCGAGTCCCCGCCGGACTATTCGGGCCTCGGCCGCACGGCGCGTGCACAGCAGGAGATCGACAGCCGCGTGGAGCGCGCGAGCGCAGACTTGCTGCGCCAACTGCTGTGGCTGGGCGCGCTCAGCCTCGGCAACGTGCTCGCCGGCCACTGGACACGGCGCCAGCGCAAGGCCGGCCGGCGCCGGGCTGCTACACCGCCCCGACGCTCCCGGTGA
- a CDS encoding LysR family transcriptional regulator — translation MSNRLEALRVFCTAADAPNFRDAAIRLSVSPQVVTRSVRELEEELGEPLFHRSTRGVQLTDFGRALVERARMAVGGVDALFHRTDRRALSQHAGTVRVTVPNVFGRRWIPQLLAPVLTAHPGLLLDLRLSEQMADAVDQHIDIGVRVGSQPDSRFVARTVERMALLVVASPALVARTGVPRSVEDLQRLPLTALIDPRTGRPWHWAFRRKRQMPVSAPAFVTDDTDAECSAVLAGLGFGQLVAPLAEPWLQTGQLVSVLDAEAPEPWPVHVWRAQRSPVPARVRLVYDTLVRAWAGGAKPTR, via the coding sequence ATGTCCAATCGCCTCGAAGCGTTGCGCGTCTTCTGCACCGCTGCCGACGCCCCCAACTTCCGTGATGCGGCGATCCGCCTGTCGGTGTCGCCGCAGGTCGTCACGCGCTCGGTGCGCGAGCTGGAGGAGGAACTGGGCGAGCCGCTGTTCCACCGCAGCACCCGCGGTGTGCAGCTCACGGACTTCGGGCGCGCCCTGGTCGAGCGGGCGCGCATGGCCGTGGGCGGTGTGGATGCGCTCTTCCATCGCACCGACAGGCGCGCGCTGTCGCAGCACGCGGGCACCGTGCGGGTGACCGTGCCCAATGTGTTCGGCCGCCGCTGGATTCCGCAACTGCTGGCGCCTGTGCTGACGGCCCATCCCGGCCTGCTGCTGGACTTGCGTCTGTCGGAGCAGATGGCGGACGCGGTCGACCAGCACATCGACATCGGCGTGCGCGTGGGCAGCCAGCCCGACAGCCGCTTCGTGGCCCGCACAGTGGAGCGGATGGCGCTGCTGGTGGTGGCGTCGCCGGCGCTCGTGGCGCGCACCGGCGTGCCGCGCAGCGTCGAGGACCTGCAGCGCCTGCCGCTCACGGCACTGATCGACCCGAGGACCGGGCGCCCGTGGCACTGGGCCTTCCGCCGCAAGCGCCAGATGCCGGTGTCCGCGCCGGCCTTTGTCACCGACGACACCGATGCCGAATGCTCCGCGGTGCTGGCCGGCCTGGGCTTCGGTCAGCTGGTGGCGCCCCTCGCCGAGCCGTGGCTGCAGACCGGGCAGCTGGTTTCGGTGCTCGACGCCGAGGCGCCGGAGCCGTGGCCGGTGCACGTGTGGCGGGCGCAGCGCTCGCCCGTGCCCGCGCGCGTGCGGCTGGTGTACGACACGCTCGTGCGCGCATGGGCGGGCGGTGCGAAGCCGACGCGCTGA
- a CDS encoding SDR family oxidoreductase gives MTSVQDNIRGKVAIVTGASSGLGEATARHLAARGAKLVLAARRTGRLEQLVAEIRETGGEAIAVATDVAKRADLEKLAQATVDAFGRIDVMVNNAGVMPLSPMAKLKVDEWDRTIDVNIKGVLYGIAAVLPRMQAQGSGHIVNVASIAGLKVFTPIGTVYSATKFAVRAISEGLRVEVGNSGVRVTIVSPGAVESELKFGTTDAETAAGVQAFYEASQIPADSVARAVVYAVEQPADVDINEVVLRPVSQEF, from the coding sequence ATGACATCCGTTCAAGACAACATCCGCGGCAAGGTCGCCATCGTCACCGGTGCCAGCAGCGGGCTCGGCGAAGCCACCGCGCGCCATCTCGCGGCGCGCGGCGCCAAGCTCGTGCTGGCCGCGCGGCGCACCGGCCGGCTCGAGCAGCTGGTCGCCGAGATCCGGGAAACCGGCGGAGAGGCCATCGCGGTCGCCACCGACGTGGCGAAGCGCGCCGACCTCGAGAAGCTCGCCCAGGCCACCGTCGACGCTTTTGGCCGCATCGACGTGATGGTCAACAACGCCGGCGTGATGCCGCTGTCACCCATGGCCAAGCTCAAGGTGGACGAGTGGGACCGCACCATCGACGTCAACATCAAGGGTGTGCTCTACGGCATTGCGGCCGTGCTGCCGCGCATGCAGGCTCAAGGCAGCGGCCACATCGTCAATGTGGCATCGATCGCGGGCCTGAAGGTGTTCACGCCCATCGGCACCGTCTACAGCGCCACCAAGTTTGCAGTGCGGGCCATTTCCGAGGGCTTGCGCGTGGAGGTGGGCAACAGCGGCGTGCGCGTGACCATCGTGTCGCCCGGTGCCGTGGAATCCGAACTGAAGTTCGGCACCACCGATGCGGAGACCGCCGCCGGCGTGCAGGCCTTCTACGAAGCGAGCCAGATCCCTGCGGATTCCGTGGCGCGGGCCGTGGTGTATGCGGTCGAGCAGCCTGCGGACGTGGACATCAACGAGGTGGTGCTGCGGCCGGTATCCCAGGAGTTCTGA
- a CDS encoding SDR family oxidoreductase: MSSLDFPPASSTSTAPSSSNASYVLSPVVVLTGASSGIGRATALAFAAEGADLVLAAREREALEVVAAECSEAGARVLVHPTDVTDAAAVKRLAEAAMERFGQIDVWINNVGVGAIGLFDQTPIDAHRRVVEANLLGHMNGAHAVLPHFRARGCGTLINMISVGGWVSSPYAAAYSASKFGLRGFSEALRAELAELPGVRVCDVYPTFVDTPGVTHGANYSGHRLSPPPGLVDPRRVAKVLLSLSRRPRASTYLGAGARAGIWAHALAPNLMARLMRWATERALKSAEPRPQTDGNLFTPSRGHAIDGGFAASRPDHQAAASVGIAVTAMGAVALAGWWALRRRRPARC; this comes from the coding sequence ATGTCTTCCCTTGATTTTCCTCCTGCTTCTTCCACGTCCACCGCCCCGTCATCATCGAACGCCTCGTACGTCCTGTCGCCGGTCGTGGTCCTCACGGGCGCCTCCAGTGGCATTGGTCGGGCGACCGCGCTCGCCTTTGCGGCCGAGGGCGCCGACCTGGTGCTCGCGGCGCGGGAGCGCGAAGCGCTCGAGGTCGTTGCCGCAGAGTGCAGCGAAGCCGGCGCGCGCGTGCTGGTGCACCCGACGGACGTCACCGATGCCGCGGCGGTCAAGCGCCTGGCCGAAGCCGCGATGGAACGGTTCGGGCAGATCGATGTCTGGATCAACAACGTCGGGGTGGGTGCCATCGGCCTGTTCGACCAGACGCCCATCGACGCGCACCGGCGCGTGGTCGAGGCCAATCTGCTCGGCCACATGAACGGCGCCCATGCGGTGCTGCCGCACTTTCGCGCGCGTGGCTGCGGCACGCTGATCAACATGATCTCCGTGGGCGGCTGGGTGTCGTCGCCCTATGCCGCGGCCTACAGCGCCAGCAAGTTCGGGCTGCGCGGTTTTTCCGAGGCGCTGCGGGCCGAACTGGCGGAGTTGCCGGGAGTGCGCGTGTGCGACGTCTATCCCACTTTCGTCGACACCCCCGGCGTGACGCACGGCGCCAACTACAGCGGCCACCGGCTCAGCCCGCCTCCGGGCCTGGTCGATCCGCGGCGCGTGGCCAAGGTCCTGCTGTCGCTCAGCCGGAGGCCGCGGGCCTCGACCTACCTCGGCGCAGGCGCGCGGGCAGGCATCTGGGCCCATGCGCTCGCGCCCAACCTGATGGCGCGGCTGATGAGGTGGGCGACCGAGCGCGCGCTGAAAAGCGCCGAGCCGCGGCCGCAGACCGATGGCAACCTGTTCACGCCTTCGCGCGGACATGCCATCGACGGCGGCTTTGCGGCCTCGAGGCCGGACCACCAGGCTGCCGCGAGCGTCGGCATCGCAGTGACCGCGATGGGCGCGGTGGCGCTCGCGGGATGGTGGGCGCTGCGGCGGCGCAGGCCTGCACGCTGCTGA
- a CDS encoding FKBP-type peptidyl-prolyl cis-trans isomerase gives MKIQKDTVVTLRYKVADATTSKLIEESREPMVYLHGGYNNTFPKIEAALEGKEAGYQATLHLAPGDAFGERDESLLRTISKADFPPGVKVGGQLEGRNDRGEPQVFNVMKIKGPQVILDGNHPFAGKSLKFSLSVTGVRAATQEEIAHRHVHGEHGHHH, from the coding sequence ATGAAAATCCAGAAAGACACTGTCGTCACCCTGCGCTACAAGGTCGCCGACGCCACCACCAGCAAGCTGATCGAGGAAAGCCGCGAGCCGATGGTCTACCTCCACGGCGGCTACAACAACACCTTTCCGAAGATCGAAGCCGCATTGGAGGGCAAGGAGGCGGGCTACCAGGCCACCCTGCACCTGGCGCCTGGCGATGCCTTCGGCGAGCGGGACGAGTCGCTGCTGCGCACCATCTCGAAGGCGGACTTTCCACCCGGGGTCAAGGTCGGCGGCCAGTTGGAGGGCCGCAACGACCGGGGCGAACCCCAGGTGTTCAACGTGATGAAGATCAAGGGCCCGCAGGTGATCCTCGACGGCAACCACCCGTTCGCGGGCAAGTCACTGAAGTTCAGCCTGAGCGTGACCGGCGTGCGCGCCGCAACGCAGGAAGAAATCGCGCATCGCCATGTGCATGGCGAGCACGGGCACCATCACTGA
- a CDS encoding pirin family protein gives MSAADPIVRLEALGFPWKTIDPFLFCAYHDDAYPRADSQMGPEASLAGRDLGQDFSRRDGWSMYHGHPVPGFPGHPHRGFETVTIVRKGLIDHSDSLGATARFGGGDVQWLTAGRGIVHAEMFPLLDRAGPNPLELFQIWLNLPARSKMAQPHFTMFWAEDVPRFTAMDGEGRSTEVASIAGRIAPIDGEPGAGGPLAPPPDSWAAQPDADVAIWTLKMEPHACWVLPGATGKGTRRSLYFFKGSSVSLAGHKVDRHAAIELRADARVELVNGDAESEFLVLQGRPIGEPVAQYGPFVMNTQAEIAQAMADYRRTQFGGWPWADMAPVHGRDPARFARHPDGSEERPEVPAGVL, from the coding sequence ATGAGCGCCGCTGACCCCATCGTCCGCCTCGAAGCCCTCGGCTTCCCCTGGAAGACCATCGACCCCTTCCTGTTTTGCGCCTACCACGACGACGCCTACCCGCGCGCCGACTCGCAGATGGGGCCCGAAGCCTCGCTGGCCGGCCGCGATCTCGGCCAGGACTTCAGCCGCAGGGATGGATGGAGCATGTACCACGGCCACCCGGTGCCGGGCTTTCCGGGGCACCCGCACCGGGGCTTCGAGACCGTGACCATCGTGCGCAAGGGGCTCATTGACCATTCCGATTCGCTGGGCGCGACCGCGCGTTTCGGCGGCGGAGATGTGCAGTGGCTCACCGCCGGCCGCGGCATCGTGCATGCGGAGATGTTCCCCTTGCTCGACCGCGCCGGGCCCAATCCGCTGGAGCTGTTCCAGATCTGGCTCAACCTGCCCGCGCGCAGCAAGATGGCGCAGCCGCACTTCACCATGTTCTGGGCCGAGGATGTCCCGCGCTTCACCGCGATGGACGGCGAGGGACGTTCGACCGAGGTGGCCAGCATCGCAGGGCGCATTGCGCCCATCGACGGCGAGCCGGGCGCCGGCGGGCCGCTGGCGCCACCGCCCGACTCGTGGGCCGCGCAACCTGATGCCGACGTCGCCATCTGGACCTTGAAGATGGAGCCCCACGCCTGCTGGGTGCTGCCGGGAGCGACCGGCAAGGGGACGCGGCGCAGCCTGTACTTCTTCAAGGGCAGCTCGGTCAGCTTGGCGGGGCACAAGGTAGACCGTCACGCCGCGATCGAGCTGCGGGCCGATGCCCGGGTGGAGCTCGTCAACGGCGACGCGGAAAGCGAGTTCCTGGTCCTGCAGGGCCGCCCCATCGGCGAGCCCGTGGCGCAGTACGGCCCCTTCGTGATGAACACGCAGGCCGAGATCGCGCAAGCCATGGCCGATTACCGCCGCACCCAGTTCGGCGGCTGGCCCTGGGCCGACATGGCACCGGTGCACGGACGCGATCCCGCGCGCTTTGCGCGGCATCCGGACGGCAGCGAGGAACGGCCCGAAGTGCCGGCGGGCGTGCTCTAG
- a CDS encoding Bug family tripartite tricarboxylate transporter substrate binding protein: protein MRTTPITMEMSMKNAFAALARQLLAGATLTLAAHAVVHAQDYPAKPVRIIAPFPAGSGPDANAREIAAELTKVLGQSFFVENRPGASNIIGTEAAAKAPADGYSLYIGTTSSLSVVPHLYAKLPFNAERDFAPISLMGVLNTGLIATPALPAKDARTLIAELKAKPDSVTVATAGIGSYSHLSGVWFNDAAGVKTNLVPYNSNSPYTDLIAGQVQLMFDGLPAAAGNIRAGKLKLLAITGKARHPSFPEVPTFAEAGLPDYAPVAWQGLLAPAGTPQPILDKLSAAMKKACESKELADKWRSYGGELRCNTPAEFSAFIEADRAMWSRVIRQAKVKLD, encoded by the coding sequence ATGCGCACGACCCCCATCACCATGGAGATGTCGATGAAGAATGCCTTTGCCGCGCTCGCCCGGCAGCTGCTCGCCGGCGCCACCCTCACGCTGGCGGCGCACGCCGTCGTCCACGCACAGGACTACCCTGCCAAGCCGGTCCGGATCATTGCCCCCTTCCCGGCCGGCAGCGGGCCCGACGCGAACGCGCGCGAGATCGCGGCCGAGCTCACCAAGGTGCTCGGGCAGTCCTTCTTCGTGGAGAACCGGCCGGGCGCCTCCAACATCATCGGAACCGAAGCGGCCGCCAAGGCGCCGGCCGACGGTTACTCGCTCTACATCGGCACCACGAGCTCCCTGTCGGTGGTGCCGCATCTATACGCCAAGCTGCCCTTCAATGCCGAGCGCGACTTCGCACCGATCAGCCTGATGGGCGTGCTCAACACCGGGCTGATCGCCACGCCCGCCCTGCCGGCCAAGGACGCGCGCACGCTCATTGCCGAGCTCAAGGCCAAGCCCGACTCGGTCACGGTGGCCACGGCCGGCATCGGCAGCTACTCGCATCTTTCCGGCGTGTGGTTCAACGACGCCGCGGGCGTCAAGACCAACCTCGTGCCCTACAACAGCAACAGCCCCTACACCGACCTGATCGCCGGCCAGGTGCAGCTGATGTTCGACGGCCTGCCCGCGGCGGCGGGCAACATCCGCGCGGGCAAGCTCAAGCTGCTGGCCATCACGGGCAAGGCGCGGCATCCGAGCTTTCCGGAGGTGCCGACCTTCGCCGAGGCCGGCCTGCCCGACTACGCGCCTGTCGCCTGGCAAGGGCTGCTCGCGCCGGCCGGAACGCCGCAGCCCATCCTCGACAAGCTCAGCGCCGCAATGAAGAAGGCCTGCGAGTCGAAGGAGCTCGCCGACAAGTGGCGCTCCTACGGCGGCGAGCTGCGCTGCAACACGCCGGCCGAGTTCAGCGCCTTCATCGAAGCCGACCGCGCGATGTGGAGCCGGGTGATCCGGCAGGCGAAGGTCAAGCTGGATTGA